The Bemisia tabaci chromosome 8, PGI_BMITA_v3 genome has a segment encoding these proteins:
- the LOC109040913 gene encoding uncharacterized protein — MTAGLWLRQLMLFFSVILICQLYDVVHADLAEEQQNHTAKKTDSSSVSNAKKSDERKHPTKQHPQVYVSSSSNFSEVRHSPAFVDKTLFLREWLVRRPKYWFVTAPPGFGKSTLATMAVQFLNASYEIVNGTTKYNDKYETPAYELFRDTNIFEMKEFCDEHFQNHAVIFLDLAPLSTTTQATFKKVEDFNSQDFHKNFKIVIKKMMSYYPSLLHHKKMTNYERKSFERYLAEGIDTPVGPGKIWQSAYFLMQLLRKCVKKNVVVVVDSYDALCIPSMFGETSLVSPTIL; from the exons ATGACTGCTGGATTGTGGTTGAGGCAACTGATGCTGTTTTTTTCCGTTATCCTGATTTGCCAACTTTATGATGTCGTGCACGCAGACTTGGCAGAGGAACAACAAAATCACACTGCAAAAAAGACAGATTCAAGTTCCGTTTCAAATGCTAAAAAATCGGATGAGAGAAAACATCCAACGAAGCAACACCCCCAG GTTTATGTCTCATCAAGCTCAAACTTTTCCGAAGTCCGGCACAGTCCAGCCTTCGTGGACAAAACATTGTTCCTCCGCGAATGGCTCGTACGCCGACCGAAATACTGGTTCGTTACAGCACCCCCTGGCTTTGGAAAGTCCACCCTTGCAACGATGGCCGTCCAATTTTTGAATGCATCCTACGAAATTGTCAACGGAACGACAAAGTATAACGACAAGTATGAGACACCCGCCTACGAGCTCTTCCGAGACACAAATATCTTCGAAATGAAAGAGTTCTGCGACGAGCACTTCCAAAACCACGCTGTCATATTCTTGGACCTCGCCCCTTTGAGTACCACTACTCAGGCTACTTTCAAGAAAGTAGAGGACTTCAACTCACAGGACTTCCACAAGAACTTTAAAATAGTGATTAAGAAAATGATGAGCTATTATCCATCTCTCCTCCACCACAAGAAAATGACGAACTATGAAAGGAAAAGCTTTGAGAGGTACCTGGCAGAAGGAATAGACACTCCAGTTGGCCCCGGTAAAATCTGGCAGAGTGCATACTTTCTGATGCAGCTCCTGAGGAAATGCGTGAAGAAAAATGTAGTTGTCGTCGTCGACTCTTATGATGCCCTATGCATACCCTCCATGTTCGGTGAAACATCTTTGGTGTCACCGACCATACTTTAG
- the LOC109040908 gene encoding uncharacterized protein yields the protein MTIRIVMKRMALVLNMFMIGGPSSHADANWAERHKQHLVGSWAEKNGRLQEPVWPWKGAPNRKTEPSSSSKSHTTDEIESQMKHQSLGLVPSSSDFSEIRHSKAFADKTAFLYEWLTHRPKQWYVTAPPGFGKSTLGTMAVQFLNASVEIVNGVEMFHDKQKTAAYELFQGTEIFEMKEFVDKHFQNYAVVYLDLAPLSNTTEAIFKIDEDFLSQDFHKYLKMAIRKMMSYYPTLHLHHNLTAVERATLEWYLGEMETEVTPVKFWKSASTLARLLRKCFKKDVIVVVDSYDALCKPNILGDITKIIGPYVASYIINFSKMIIQDGQSRVLYLGTFKTIELMLQKPSDLRLQKKTMYTIEHTDFYSDERIAKYFGLSRREVTDILARYSMLDHFSVVDDLLDGHAVLRSPLTLFNTKAVLSYIENKNATPSAVTFAVYR from the exons ATGACAATCAGGATAGTCATGAAACGAATGGCACTAGTCTTAAACATGTTTATGATTGGCGGACCCTCCTCTCACGCAGATGCAAACTGGGCAGAGAGGCATAAACAACATCTAGTGGGCAGTTGGGCAGAAAAGAATGGAAGATTGCAGGAGCCAGTCTGGCCATGGAAAGGAGCTCCAAACAGAAAAACCGAGCCAAGTTCATCTTCCAAGTCTCACACAACGGACGAAATTGAAAGTCAAATGAAGCATCAGTCTCTG GGTCTTGTTCCATCAAGCTCAGACTTCTCCGAAATCCGACACAGCAAAGCCTTTGCAGACAAGACGGCATTCCTCTACGAGTGGCTAACGCACCGACCTAAACAATGGTACGTGACCGCACCCCCTGGCTTCGGCAAGTCCACCCTGGGGACTATGGCCGTCCAGTTTCTGAATGCCTCCGTCGAAATTGTCAATGGTGTCGAAATGTTCCACGACAAGCAAAAAACTGCTGCATACGAGCTATTCCAAGGCACGGAAATCTTCGAGATGAAAGAGTTCGTCGACAAGCACTTCCAGAACTACGCGGTTGTTTACCTAGACTTAGCTCCCTTAAGTAATACCACAGAAGCTATCTTTAAAATCGACGAAGACTTCCTATCACAGGACTTTCACAAGTACCTCAAAATGGCGataagaaaaatgatgagcTATTATCCAACCCTTCACCTCCATCACAACTTGACGGCCGTGGAAAGAGCTACCCTCGAATGGTACCTTGGGGAGATGGAAACTGAGGTAACCCcagtaaaattttggaagagTGCATCAACGCTGGCGCGACTTCTCcgaaaatgctttaaaaaagaCGTCATTGTTGTAGTGGATTCTTACGATGCACTGTGCAAACCCAATATACTTGGAGATATAACCAAAATAATAGGACCATATGTAGCTTCATACATCATTAATTTCAGTAAGATGATAATCCAAGACGGGCAGTCAAGAGTTCTATATTTAGGGACATTTAAGACGATAGAGCTAATGCTGCAAAAGCCATCTGACCTACGCTTGCAGAAAAAAACCATGTATACTATTGAACATACGGATTTTTATAGTGACGAACGCATCGCGAAGTATTTCGGGCTGTCTAGACGAGAAGTTACCGATATTTTGGCGAGGTATTCAATGCTGGATCATTTCAGCGTGGTGGATGACCTATTAGACGGACACGCAGTTCTGAGGTCACCTTTGACTCTTTTCAACACGAAAGCTGTATTATCCTACATTGAAAATAAGAATGCTACACCGAGCGCTGTAACTTTCGCAGTATACCGCTGA